TGCGCGTGCGACACGCTTGTCATTAATAAATAACTGGCGGGTTTTGGCCGCACCTATTTCCGTCATCCAGATATTTTTATCGGCATCATACAGATGCCAGTTGGCAACTTCCTTGCCCCCGCTTACAATAACTTCTTCTTGTGCATCAGTCCCGTAGCCATAGGCCTGATACATAACCCGGTATCCATTTAAGCCGGCGTCGCTCCCGGCCGTAAGTTCTAGGGGCGACGTGAGTTGGTGGGTACCTGCGCGCAGATTAATAATGATATCGGCCTGCATTGTGGAGATATATTCGCGCGCTTTTCTTTGGGCAGCGGAAAGTGTTGCGAGTGGCTGCTCGAAGGTACCGGGCGAATCATCGTTACCGTTTCGTGCTACAAATAGTTCGTTTAGCTGGTGTGTCACGCGCTCTCCTCTGCTTTTGAATAGTGCTACTCTGACCGTAACACAGATGACGACTCTATTCAAATTTGAGTACAATATGATACAGTAGCAGTATGTCAGCAAGATTAATGGTACTCGGTGTTATGAAACGCGAAGGACAAGCTCACGGCTATAAGGTATATAGCGAGCTAACTTCATGGCGAGCGGAGACATGGTCAAAGACGCGGCCAGGTTCTATTTACCATGCGATTACCCAATTAGAAAAAGAAGGTTTTATACAAAAAGTAGGCAGCGCCAAAATCCAAGGTCCGTCCCGTACCAATTACCGTATTACTGTTGCTGGCGAGCAGGAACTAGCCCGCCTCATTGAGAAAGCACTTGTGGATTATGACTTAGAAGTTTTTGCTGCCGGCATGGCGTTTATGCATGAGCTGCCGCGCGGGCGTGTTATCGAACTAGCAAGACAACGCCTTAAAGCTTACGAAGAAGTCAGCACCTTCCTAGAAGCATTACCGCAAGAAAAACGGCCGACCACACCGGCCAAACATCCAGAAATTATAGGTGCTTGGAAGTACTTTTTTGACGGTACGGGCACGTGGCAGCAGGGTTTTATTGAACGTCTTGAGAATGGGTATTATCTGTTTGACGGTGAGGATTCGTAAACTGGCCTTTAAGCCGGAGCGTGAGTAAGTTTCGTGACCGGTGGTTCAACGTGACCCGCTAACTCTCCCTACATGACGTAAGGGTATACTCGCCAGGGAGGGGACGTTGACAACAAGATTGATAAAAAGATATAAATAAGCTTAGGACTGTCCCGCCAAAATTTGGAGGCCACCGTGGAAAACACGAACAGCCCTACGGGAAATGAGGAGTTCCCCGTGAACCTTCTCTGCGAAGCATTGAGCGAATTGGTCGTTGGTCTGCACGAGCGAGTTATCTGCTCGTGCAGCCACGGACATTCCTCACCCGGCAAGATCACAAGAGTGATCCCGCCTGCCGATTCCGAGCAGCATCCAAGCTGGCTCGCTTGGAAAGTCGAGATCACCCCGGACGACGGCACGGATCCGTGGCAGAGAGGTCTGTCCGACTACGTTGAGCCCCGGGAGCGAACCAGTCTTTTCCGCCTCTACTTCGGCGATCGGGCTCATCCCTGAATGATCCGCCCCGTAAATGACAGTAGAACGCCCCGCGTTCCTGCCATATGCGGGGCGTTCTACTTTACTAAAATTTTCCAAATATACATGTTTAACCCTTGTAACGTGGTATGATGGTAAAGATACAAAATAACTTGGATAATAAATATGGCTAAACACAAGAACTGGCACGGAGCATCACGCAAACGCCTTTTGAAGAAAAAAGCAAAATCACAGAAATAATATAAAAGATTCGAAGCTTTATATTACAAAAAGAACTGCTTGGCAGTTCTTTTTCTATTCATTCATTTCGTCACGCATATTTTTCAGTAAATCACGGTTTTGTTTTTTAACCGTTCGTTTCGTTTTTTCACTCGTTCGCCATGCAAGGGCAGTGGTTCGTTTTTCTAGAGCGCTTAGTTCGGTCTTCATCTTTACATACGCTTCGTAATGTGAGCGGTCAAGAGATCCGTTTTTAAGAGCCTCTTGGATTGCGCAACCATCGTCACTGCCGTGCTTGCAGGTAGAATACTTGCACTGCCGGGCAAGGGCAGCCACGTCATCAAAGTCTTCGTCAAGATCTTCCTGCGTTCCCCATAATTGCAATTCGCGGATACCCGGCATATCAACGAGCAGCCCGCCATTTGGAAGAACGAACAATTCCCGGTGAACCGTGGTGTGTTTACCCGTTTCATCAGATTCA
The Candidatus Saccharimonadales bacterium genome window above contains:
- a CDS encoding PadR family transcriptional regulator; translation: MSARLMVLGVMKREGQAHGYKVYSELTSWRAETWSKTRPGSIYHAITQLEKEGFIQKVGSAKIQGPSRTNYRITVAGEQELARLIEKALVDYDLEVFAAGMAFMHELPRGRVIELARQRLKAYEEVSTFLEALPQEKRPTTPAKHPEIIGAWKYFFDGTGTWQQGFIERLENGYYLFDGEDS
- the rsgA gene encoding ribosome small subunit-dependent GTPase A, whose protein sequence is ATEGKGVDEIIGFIQPGKTAVLLGSSGVGKSTLTNHLLGREAQKTQAIRESDETGKHTTVHRELFVLPNGGLLVDMPGIRELQLWGTQEDLDEDFDDVAALARQCKYSTCKHGSDDGCAIQEALKNGSLDRSHYEAYVKMKTELSALEKRTTALAWRTSEKTKRTVKKQNRDLLKNMRDEMNE